The genomic region CGGCAGCGGCACACGGCCAACGCGCGGGAGCGTGACCGCACCAACAGCGTCAACACCGCCTTCACCGCCCTCCGCACGCTCATCCCCACCGAGCCGGCCGACAGGAAGCTCTCCAAGATCGAGACCTTGAGACTGGCCTCCAGCTACATCTCGCACCTGGGGAACGTGCTGCTGGTGGGGGAGGCGTGCGGGGACGGGCAGCCCTGCCACACCACCCCGGCCTTTTACCACCACGGCGGCGGCAGCCCCGCCGCGCGCGACCCCGACAGCTCCCAGCCCAAACAGATCTGCACTTTCTGCCTCAGCAACCAGAGGAAGCTGGTAAGTGGCCGCTCGCGCCGGCCCCGCGGGGCGCTCGGTAGCGGTGGGGACCCCCGGGCGTCCCCAGCCACGGAGGGGTTCGGAGCGCCGCGCCACCCGTTAGGGCTCCGCTGCCACGGGGCCAGCATGAGCCGAGGGGAAAAGGGGCTGCATGGGGGAGATGGAGCTGCTCCGGTGGCTGCATGGACAGGAGCGGGGGGAACACCCGAAACCTGGGGGGAACGCGGCGCCCGCCTTGAGCGCGTCTGGATTTGCTGCCCAAAGCCGCCTCCGAATCCTGCACGCGTTCGCTgcgagggaaagggaggggagagggggaaacGCTGCGAGGGCGAGAAACGCGTTTTAGGAGCTGGAAATCAGAGGCGCAGGGAAAGTGAAAGTCTGGAAAAAGTCTGGAAAGAGTCTGGAAAGAGTCTGGAAAGAGTCTGGAAAGAGTCTGGAAAGAGTCTGGAAGAGTCCGCGCCTCCCCTCGGCACGGCCCAGGCGGCAAACGGACAGGCGAGAGGGGCTGGGGCGCACGGCTGACTGCGCAGAGTCCCCGGGTTGCGCGGGGTCCTTGAGCTGTGTGGGGTCCCCGGGCTGCGCGGGGTCCTTGAGCTGTGTGGGGTCCCCGGGCTGCGCGGGGTCCTTGGGCTGTGCGGGGTCCCCGGGCTGCACGGGGTCCTTGAGCTGTGTGGGGTCCCCGGGCTGCACGGGGTCCTTGAGCTGTGTGGGGTCCCCGGGCT from Patagioenas fasciata isolate bPatFas1 chromosome 2, bPatFas1.hap1, whole genome shotgun sequence harbors:
- the SCX gene encoding basic helix-loop-helix transcription factor scleraxis, with protein sequence MSFAMLRSAPSRYLYPEISMLSEDEENGSESSGSDEKPYHMDADGYGIKAGKRRSGKKPNRLSREPRQRHTANARERDRTNSVNTAFTALRTLIPTEPADRKLSKIETLRLASSYISHLGNVLLVGEACGDGQPCHTTPAFYHHGGGSPAARDPDSSQPKQICTFCLSNQRKLSKDRDRKTAIRS